Proteins encoded in a region of the Panicum hallii strain FIL2 chromosome 3, PHallii_v3.1, whole genome shotgun sequence genome:
- the LOC112887687 gene encoding chitinase 2-like encodes MASRDPPVISAMAAACFFPFLLLLLPAAATAPARRPLFREYIGAEGQNVTFADVPVHPGVDFHFILAFAIDYAADPANASAPPRPTDGRFLAYWDEANLTPAAVAAAKRGGGCGNNVRVALSLGGDTVRGANATFRASSVDAWVANAVVSLTDILTTYGLDGVDVDYEHFGERETPEVFAECVGRLVRALRALGVISFASIAPFANPDVQAHYGELWRRYGREFEYVNFQFYAYAANTTVPQLLGYYDEQSRRYAGGGGKVLLGFGTDPASGGLGPGKGFFRACRALRRQGRLHGVFVWAADNSAADGFRYERVAQRFLAGALPGFT; translated from the coding sequence ATGGCATCTCGCGATCCGCCGGTCATCAGCGCCATGGCCGCAGCCTGCTTCTTCCCGttcctcctcctgctcctccccgccgcggcGACGGCCCCCGCGCGGCGTCCGCTGTTCCGGGAGTACAtcggcgcggagggccagaacgTGACGTTCGCCGACGTGCCGGTGCACCCGGGCGTGGACTTCCACTTCATCCTCGCCTTCGCCATTGACTACGCCGCCGACCCCGCCAACGCCtccgcgcccccgcgccccaCCGACGGCCGCTTCCTCGCCTACTGGGACGAGGCCAACCTCAccccggccgcggtcgccgccgccaagcgcggcggcggctgcggcaaCAACGTTCGCGTCGCGCTCAGCCTCGGCGGCGACACCGTCCGCGGCGCCAACGCCACGTTCCGCGCCTCCTCCGTCGACGCCTGGGTGGCCAACGCGGTCGTCTCCCTGACCGACATCCTCACCACGTACGGCCTCGACGGTGTCGACGTCGACTACGAGCACTTCGGCGAGCGCGAGACGCCGGAGGTGTTCGCGGAGTGCGTCGGCCGCCTGGTCCGCGCGCTCCGGGCCCTCGGCGTCATCTCCTTCGCGTCCATCGCGCCCTTCGCCAACCCGGACGTGCAGGCGCACTACGGCGAGCTCTGGCGCCGGTACGGCCGCGAGTTCGAGTACGTCAACTTCCAGTTCTACGCGTACGCCGCCAACACGACGGTGCCGCAGCTGCTGGGGTACTACGACGAGCAGAGCCGCCGgtacgccggcggcggcgggaaggtGCTCCTGGGGTTCGGGACGGACCCGGCCAGCGGCGGGCTCGGGCCCGGGAAGGGGTTCTTCCGGGCGTGCCGCGCGCTGCGCAGGCAGGGCAGGCTGCACGGCGTCTTCGTCTGGGCCGCAGACAACTCCGCCGCCGACGGGTTCCGGTACGAGCGCGTCGCGCAGAGGTTCCTCGCCGGCGCCTTGCCGGGGTTCACCTGA